From the genome of Colias croceus chromosome 9, ilColCroc2.1, one region includes:
- the LOC123694662 gene encoding uncharacterized protein LOC123694662 — MPPKRVKDDDDCGEPSPRISFNDLEKSMTPFSGDDAYGIETFVKDFEDISSLMQWGEIEKLIFSKRLLAGTAKLFLRSLSGTTTWDTLKSELREEFGKKLNSATVHKRLSSRRMKMNETHQQYFLHMKELAVLGNVEDEALMEYVIDGIKDRRFKVKNCYLIVQEPQKL, encoded by the exons ATGCCGCCGAAACGAGtaaaagatgatgatgattgtggTGAACCATCGCCGCGTATTTCCTTCAATGACTTAGAGAAATCAATGACGCCATTTTCGGGTGATGATGCCTATGGCATCGAAACATTCGTAAAAGATTTTGAAGATATTTCCTCTTTAATGCAATGGGgcgaaatagaaaaactcaTATTTTCGAAGCGGCTTCTCGCGGGAACCGCCAAGCTATTTTTACGTTCACTAAGTGGGACCACCACGTGGGATACACTTAAGTCTGAGCTCCGTGAGGAATTTGGTAAGAAGTTGAACAGTGCAACTGTTCACAAGAGACTTTCATCTCGCCGGATGAAGATGAATGAGACTCAtcagcaatattttttacatatgaaGGAACTTGCAGTACTTGGGAATGTTGAAGATGAAGCCCTGATGGAATATGTCATCGACGGTATTAAAGACA gaagattcaaggtgaaaaattgttatcttATAGTTCAGGAACCACAGAAACTTTAA